One window of Candidatus Eisenbacteria bacterium genomic DNA carries:
- a CDS encoding methylated-DNA--[protein]-cysteine S-methyltransferase: MKITYECIDSPIGDLFLAESAKDPIAVWFRKETTLLEFVNSLGWSYPDAEFVAGSCKEVHSRLDKYFAGKRQVYPFPERLSGTDFQLSVWREIAKIPYGETVTYGEIAENLKRPGGSRAVGAATGKNPVSILIPCHRVMGTKGKLTGFGGGLQNKVWLLRHEECHIPKEPSAKGARTQPSLFEYRHK; the protein is encoded by the coding sequence ATGAAAATCACTTATGAATGCATAGATAGCCCGATCGGAGATCTCTTTCTGGCGGAATCGGCGAAGGACCCGATAGCGGTCTGGTTTCGTAAAGAGACGACACTGCTCGAATTCGTCAACAGTTTGGGCTGGAGCTACCCCGATGCAGAATTTGTCGCCGGCTCTTGCAAGGAGGTTCACTCGCGACTTGATAAATATTTCGCCGGGAAGCGCCAAGTTTACCCATTCCCCGAAAGGCTGAGCGGAACCGATTTTCAGCTCAGTGTTTGGCGGGAGATTGCAAAAATCCCATACGGGGAGACCGTCACCTACGGTGAGATCGCCGAAAATCTAAAAAGGCCGGGGGGCTCACGCGCCGTCGGCGCCGCAACGGGGAAAAATCCCGTATCGATTCTTATCCCGTGCCACCGCGTGATGGGAACCAAAGGAAAACTCACGGGATTCGGCGGAGGGCTGCAGAATAAAGTATGGCTTTTGCGCCACGAAGAATGTCATATACCAAAGGAGCCGAGCGCAAAGGGCGCAAGAACGCAGCCGTCACTTTTCGAGTACCGGCATAAATAG
- a CDS encoding MerR family transcriptional regulator, with product MTIGEVAHMAGVNIQTMRYYERRGIVPKPPRRTSGYRAYPLDTVLLVRFIKRAQDLGFTLDEVLMLLSFRNVEESQREETAIRASDVIRIIDAKATRMAAMKAVLDQLVFSCREGRAIEPCPIVEVVNEIARGNEPPAPPATRNRKRGRRKV from the coding sequence CTGACGATCGGCGAAGTGGCGCATATGGCCGGGGTGAACATTCAGACGATGCGCTACTATGAGAGGCGGGGGATAGTGCCCAAGCCACCCCGCCGGACGTCCGGATACAGAGCCTATCCTCTCGATACGGTTCTGCTCGTCCGGTTTATCAAGAGGGCGCAGGACCTTGGTTTTACATTAGATGAGGTTCTGATGCTGCTTTCATTTCGAAATGTGGAGGAGAGTCAGCGGGAAGAGACAGCGATTCGGGCCTCCGATGTGATTCGAATCATAGACGCGAAGGCGACCCGGATGGCGGCAATGAAGGCCGTACTGGATCAATTGGTCTTTTCTTGCCGCGAGGGAAGAGCCATTGAACCGTGTCCGATCGTCGAAGTAGTGAATGAGATCGCGCGTGGAAACGAGCCCCCGGCCCCGCCGGCGACCCGAAACAGGAAGCGCGGAAGAAGAAAGGTTTAG
- a CDS encoding class I SAM-dependent methyltransferase, producing MGTDDPYSRVDYRRLIAWPKRLHTEGPFLRKFLAMAPERSVLDLGCGTGEHSRFFHEEGFRVVGVDQSETMIAKATDTPCPPNIKFVRGDLVHLDDAVEGEFGAAISLGNTLVHITDAEDMIKALRGVRRHLCPGGLFLFQFLNYERIFEKKIRNLPLSFRDNGDEEIVFLRLMDLKENGWVRFCPVTLSYRRSADPPVEMVRAQGVDIRGWRREDMQGFLEAAGFQITAVLGDMLGGEYVPMESMDLVMIARKDGA from the coding sequence ATGGGAACAGATGATCCATACTCCCGCGTTGATTACCGGCGCCTCATCGCATGGCCGAAACGGCTCCATACGGAGGGCCCCTTTTTACGGAAGTTTTTAGCGATGGCCCCTGAAAGGTCGGTGTTGGATCTCGGTTGCGGGACGGGCGAACATAGCCGTTTCTTTCATGAAGAGGGTTTCCGTGTTGTCGGTGTCGATCAATCCGAAACGATGATCGCAAAGGCGACCGATACTCCCTGCCCGCCGAATATCAAATTTGTGCGCGGGGATCTTGTCCATCTTGATGACGCCGTTGAGGGAGAGTTTGGCGCGGCGATCTCCCTCGGGAACACATTGGTTCATATCACCGATGCGGAGGATATGATAAAGGCCCTTCGCGGGGTGCGGAGGCATCTTTGCCCCGGCGGCCTTTTTCTATTTCAGTTTCTCAATTACGAAAGGATCTTCGAAAAGAAAATCCGAAATCTGCCGCTCAGCTTTCGGGACAACGGCGATGAGGAGATCGTTTTTCTCCGGCTCATGGACTTGAAAGAGAACGGATGGGTCCGCTTCTGCCCGGTAACACTTTCATACCGCCGATCCGCCGACCCGCCGGTGGAAATGGTCCGGGCCCAGGGCGTCGACATCCGGGGCTGGAGACGGGAAGATATGCAGGGTTTTCTCGAGGCGGCCGGATTTCAGATAACGGCGGTTCTTGGGGACATGCTGGGTGGGGAGTATGTCCCCATGGAGTCGATGGATCTTGTCATGATCGCAAGGAAAGACGGCGCTTGA
- a CDS encoding twin-arginine translocase TatA/TatE family subunit has protein sequence MGHIGFQEILILVVVLVLLFGARRIPELARSMGRGINEFKHGLREKGDDQKTDPPPRVEEPSSKRDSSR, from the coding sequence ATGGGACACATCGGATTTCAGGAAATTTTGATTCTCGTCGTGGTCCTCGTCCTCCTTTTCGGCGCGCGCAGGATTCCTGAGCTGGCCCGCTCGATGGGTCGCGGGATCAACGAGTTCAAGCATGGTCTAAGAGAAAAAGGGGATGATCAGAAGACGGATCCGCCTCCCCGGGTAGAGGAACCCTCATCCAAACGCGATTCCTCCCGGTAG
- a CDS encoding molybdenum cofactor biosynthesis protein MoaE, with protein sequence MNITLRLFAALRLEAGSDSLLIQLPEGATVGDALEQIQGEYAGLVPHLPACRAAVGNEFVEAGTKLKEGDVLALIPPVQGGSSAPQRMVRVVVLTDKPPLEALKIIYDDSDPPPETGAGAVVEFRGVVRGTENDQPIEGIEYESYLDMAEHQIHRILDDLEQRLPLIRFIVIHTIGMVPAGETSLYIRVESSHRREAFVACQSFIDQLKRDVPIWKHPRSGA encoded by the coding sequence GTGAATATCACCCTTCGCCTTTTTGCCGCCCTCCGCCTGGAAGCCGGGAGCGATTCGCTCTTGATCCAACTTCCGGAGGGCGCAACGGTGGGCGACGCATTGGAGCAGATCCAAGGCGAATACGCCGGGCTTGTCCCTCATCTCCCGGCCTGCCGCGCCGCCGTCGGCAATGAATTTGTTGAAGCCGGCACGAAGCTGAAAGAGGGCGATGTGTTGGCCCTTATTCCTCCCGTCCAAGGGGGTTCTTCCGCGCCGCAGCGTATGGTCCGTGTCGTCGTTCTTACCGACAAACCCCCGCTTGAGGCGCTGAAGATCATTTACGATGATTCTGATCCGCCCCCCGAAACCGGCGCCGGTGCTGTTGTCGAATTCCGCGGTGTCGTCCGCGGCACCGAAAACGATCAGCCGATCGAGGGGATCGAGTACGAGTCCTATCTTGATATGGCCGAGCATCAAATTCATCGAATCCTGGATGATTTGGAGCAGCGCCTTCCATTGATCCGGTTTATCGTGATACACACCATTGGGATGGTGCCCGCGGGAGAAACTTCGTTATACATTCGCGTTGAATCGTCGCACAGGAGAGAGGCCTTCGTCGCCTGCCAGAGCTTTATCGATCAGCTGAAGCGAGATGTTCCCATTTGGAAGCATCCGCGGTCCGGCGCCTAG
- a CDS encoding GNAT family N-acetyltransferase — protein MNCKTDRLHFRDFDFSYTDELFAMDNDPDVMNFINGGLPVARIGFEDIVRTLLEKLSRLDGYGAWPAHEIESGEFIGWFCLQPDRHFENEIETGYRLRKKFWNKGYATEGATEMLKIGFKERGLEKIIAHTLAGNIRSQRVMKKIGMTLEKSFVYNESTLPKWSEERRRALKFSISAEQYVGRKG, from the coding sequence ATGAATTGTAAAACAGACAGACTCCATTTCAGAGATTTCGATTTTTCGTATACAGACGAACTATTCGCGATGGATAACGACCCCGATGTTATGAATTTTATCAATGGCGGATTGCCGGTTGCGCGGATCGGCTTTGAAGATATAGTTCGGACCCTTCTGGAAAAGCTGTCGAGGCTCGACGGTTACGGCGCCTGGCCCGCCCATGAAATTGAGAGCGGGGAATTTATCGGATGGTTCTGCCTGCAGCCCGACAGACATTTTGAGAATGAAATTGAAACCGGCTACCGGCTCAGAAAGAAATTCTGGAACAAAGGCTACGCGACGGAAGGCGCGACTGAAATGTTGAAAATCGGATTCAAAGAACGCGGACTTGAAAAGATCATTGCGCATACGCTGGCGGGGAACATCCGATCCCAAAGGGTGATGAAAAAGATCGGCATGACGCTCGAGAAATCATTTGTCTATAACGAAAGCACTTTGCCGAAGTGGAGCGAGGAGCGGCGCAGGGCGCTGAAATTCTCAATCAGCGCCGAGCAATATGTGGGACGGAAGGGCTGA
- a CDS encoding tetratricopeptide repeat protein encodes MNQNPKNNWSWLALAGIVIITAIPYLFGLNNGPVIGDADVAWGHPAVNSTPDHSVWNSPYRWNDAGSSWRPLATGSFLWNYTLWGSKRTGYYIVQVVLRMIIAGLFFYLLLRLFSGVLVAFLWGLVAALHPAVSETVFMLSGRSGLLGMVFFLSALLAGAGPEDGKKQNPVLLVVLWASYLLALLSYEATWILLPLLLLYEWLRARAAGRMLEKSMLVRLAPLAGILLMWIMIRGAMGHAEGSADVSGIVAWLGFGQKGLASLAAPYIYLRLLVLPLSLSTNYVHLLNPSGNPASLALILGSFIWMMLAGLFLLSIVRKWPALGLGFGWFLLALSTMLPLFRGQGPVASESLLLLPAGGFVIAAAAGIRRWAASRSPNVVEIVLLIVIATLFGIRTAGRAADFRTDGRRLHVLLQAHPDNAAALFERGNNVLATGRWSDAGEMYLKAVEELNCDPRIWINLGIALQKEEDLSRAVRSYVSAGRILSEHQVSAELAFKLHYNLGLAYSAQGRNELASESLEKALLLKPDNLLVLANLGFVYAQERETFERARDLLLRACQIQNDPVKNEQLMEVVRQIDDILSGRVFENENEGEPFPADERWE; translated from the coding sequence GTGAATCAGAACCCGAAAAATAATTGGTCCTGGCTTGCATTGGCCGGCATCGTCATCATTACCGCCATACCGTATTTATTTGGATTGAACAACGGCCCGGTTATCGGAGATGCGGACGTTGCGTGGGGGCATCCGGCGGTTAATTCAACACCCGACCACTCGGTGTGGAACAGCCCCTATCGGTGGAATGATGCGGGATCTTCGTGGCGGCCTCTTGCCACGGGGAGTTTTTTATGGAACTACACCCTGTGGGGGTCGAAGAGAACCGGATACTATATTGTACAGGTCGTTCTCAGAATGATTATCGCCGGTCTCTTCTTTTATCTCTTGCTGCGTCTCTTCTCCGGCGTTCTTGTTGCCTTTCTGTGGGGTCTTGTGGCGGCGCTCCACCCGGCTGTTTCTGAAACGGTTTTCATGCTTTCCGGGCGAAGCGGGCTTTTGGGGATGGTTTTCTTTTTGTCCGCCCTTCTCGCCGGCGCCGGTCCGGAGGACGGCAAGAAACAGAACCCGGTTCTCTTGGTTGTTCTCTGGGCCTCCTATCTCCTCGCGCTGCTCTCATATGAGGCGACCTGGATTCTGCTGCCGCTGCTCCTTCTCTATGAGTGGCTGCGAGCCCGCGCCGCGGGGCGGATGCTCGAAAAGAGTATGCTGGTGCGGCTTGCTCCTCTCGCCGGGATCCTTCTAATGTGGATCATGATTCGCGGCGCCATGGGTCATGCCGAGGGGTCAGCGGATGTCTCCGGTATCGTGGCTTGGTTGGGGTTTGGCCAGAAGGGGCTGGCGAGCCTGGCCGCGCCGTACATTTATCTCCGCCTTCTTGTCCTGCCACTTTCGCTCAGCACGAATTATGTTCACCTCCTGAATCCCAGCGGAAACCCGGCGTCTCTCGCCCTCATTCTTGGAAGTTTTATATGGATGATGCTCGCGGGGTTGTTTCTCCTATCGATCGTGCGGAAGTGGCCGGCCCTGGGACTGGGTTTCGGCTGGTTCCTCCTCGCGCTGTCGACCATGTTGCCGCTCTTTCGCGGGCAGGGGCCCGTGGCATCTGAGTCTCTCCTGCTTCTCCCGGCCGGCGGATTCGTGATCGCCGCGGCCGCCGGTATCCGCAGGTGGGCCGCCTCCCGATCCCCGAATGTCGTAGAAATTGTCCTCTTGATCGTCATCGCCACACTTTTTGGGATCCGAACGGCCGGACGGGCGGCGGATTTCCGAACCGATGGCCGGCGGCTTCATGTGCTGCTTCAAGCTCATCCCGATAATGCGGCGGCCTTATTCGAGCGGGGCAACAATGTATTGGCGACCGGTCGGTGGTCCGATGCCGGGGAAATGTATTTGAAGGCGGTCGAGGAGCTCAACTGCGATCCCCGGATATGGATCAATCTAGGGATCGCGTTGCAGAAAGAAGAAGACCTGAGCCGCGCCGTGCGGTCCTATGTTTCAGCCGGCCGCATTTTGAGCGAGCACCAGGTGTCCGCCGAGCTGGCTTTCAAGCTGCATTACAATCTTGGGCTGGCCTATTCGGCGCAGGGCCGGAATGAGCTCGCGTCTGAAAGTCTCGAAAAGGCCCTTTTATTAAAACCAGACAACCTGCTCGTTCTTGCGAATTTAGGATTTGTTTATGCCCAGGAGCGCGAGACCTTTGAAAGAGCCAGGGACCTTCTTCTCAGGGCATGCCAGATACAGAACGACCCTGTCAAGAATGAGCAGCTGATGGAGGTCGTCCGCCAGATTGACGACATCCTTTCCGGCCGGGTTTTTGAAAACGAAAACGAGGGCGAGCCGTTTCCCGCCGATGAGAGGTGGGAATAA